A window of the Cannabis sativa cultivar Pink pepper isolate KNU-18-1 chromosome X, ASM2916894v1, whole genome shotgun sequence genome harbors these coding sequences:
- the LOC115710708 gene encoding uncharacterized protein LOC115710708 isoform X3, producing the protein MHSLKGKIDSGYKRVVRSDEDGGYYRLLGFPLAIQFWFFECCPYVIGKLSLYSNVGIPRILNWPKLPKDKEGMVKMDVMNTLIFDRSLKELKLRNITPTSVERLSLSLTDFFSA; encoded by the exons ATGCATTCTTTGAAGGGTAAGATAGATTCTGGTTATAAGAGGGTAGTTCGTAGTGACGAGGATGGTGGGTATTACAGGTTATTGGGTTTTCCTTTGGCTATTCAATTCTGGTTTTTCGAGTGTTGCCCGTATGTTATTGGGAAACTGTCGTTGTACTCAAATGTTGGCATTCCAAGGATTTTGAATTGGCCTAAATTACCCAAGGACAAGGAGGGTATGGTGAAAATGGATGTCATGAACACCCTCATTTTCGATCGGTCTTTGAAAGAG ttaaaattaagaaacatcACTCCAACTTCCGTTGAGAGATTGAGTTTGAGCCTCACTGATTTTTTCTCTG CCTGA
- the LOC115710708 gene encoding uncharacterized protein LOC115710708 isoform X2: MHSLKGKIDSGYKRVVRSDEDGGYYRLLGFPLAIQFWFFECCPYVIGKLSLYSNVGIPRILNWPKLPKDKEGMVKMDVMNTLIFDRSLKELKLRNITPTSVERLSLSLTDFFSGETTPEAVKFKIKA, translated from the exons ATGCATTCTTTGAAGGGTAAGATAGATTCTGGTTATAAGAGGGTAGTTCGTAGTGACGAGGATGGTGGGTATTACAGGTTATTGGGTTTTCCTTTGGCTATTCAATTCTGGTTTTTCGAGTGTTGCCCGTATGTTATTGGGAAACTGTCGTTGTACTCAAATGTTGGCATTCCAAGGATTTTGAATTGGCCTAAATTACCCAAGGACAAGGAGGGTATGGTGAAAATGGATGTCATGAACACCCTCATTTTCGATCGGTCTTTGAAAGAG ttaaaattaagaaacatcACTCCAACTTCCGTTGAGAGATTGAGTTTGAGCCTCACTGATTTTTTCTCTGGTGAGACTACTCCCGAGGctgtaaaattcaaaattaaag CCTGA
- the LOC115710708 gene encoding uncharacterized protein LOC115710708 isoform X1, with the protein MHSLKGKIDSGYKRVVRSDEDGGYYRLLGFPLAIQFWFFECCPYVIGKLSLYSNVGIPRILNWPKLPKDKEGMVKMDVMNTLIFDRSLKELKLRNITPTSVERLSLSLTDFFSGETTPEAVKFKIKGGSKPAGQPGFMGASSSSAHENVSRVEFEEFKKCLSVVVSQQGILMKSVAEMNKKLDILIEVFF; encoded by the exons ATGCATTCTTTGAAGGGTAAGATAGATTCTGGTTATAAGAGGGTAGTTCGTAGTGACGAGGATGGTGGGTATTACAGGTTATTGGGTTTTCCTTTGGCTATTCAATTCTGGTTTTTCGAGTGTTGCCCGTATGTTATTGGGAAACTGTCGTTGTACTCAAATGTTGGCATTCCAAGGATTTTGAATTGGCCTAAATTACCCAAGGACAAGGAGGGTATGGTGAAAATGGATGTCATGAACACCCTCATTTTCGATCGGTCTTTGAAAGAG ttaaaattaagaaacatcACTCCAACTTCCGTTGAGAGATTGAGTTTGAGCCTCACTGATTTTTTCTCTGGTGAGACTACTCCCGAGGctgtaaaattcaaaattaaaggtGGTTCCAAGCCTGCTGGTCAACCTGGCTTCATGGGTGCTTCTTCATCATCTGCTCATGAGAATGTCTCCCGAGTTGAGTTTGAGGAATTTAAAAAGTGTTTATCTGTTGTTGTCAGCCAGCAAGGGATACTTATGAAATCTGTTGCTGAGATGAACAAGAAGCTGGACATTCTTATTGAGgtgtttttttaa
- the LOC133032770 gene encoding uncharacterized protein LOC133032770 yields the protein MASSTTQPINSKVFQAAANGEIEVFKNIILLNNNQFSLDQLLTPEKNTIAHVNIIASKNGTPSFLEGVLELCPPLLARTNVRGETPLLMAARYGHDLIVEFLINRSKLLEQSDLEKATLGVDKEFGKYMMRRRNKELDTALHEAVTTKLEI from the coding sequence ATGGCTTCTTCTACTACTCAGCCTATTAATTCTAAGGTGTTCCAAGCTGCAGCCAATGGTGAAATTGAAGTGTTCAAGAATATAATTCTACTCAATAACAACCAATTTAGCCTTGACCAATTATTGACCccagaaaaaaatacaattgcCCATGTCAATATCATTGCTTCAAAAAATGGTACACCTTCTTTTCTAGAAGGGGTACTCGAGTTATGTCCACCCCTATTGGCGCGAACCAATGTAAGAGGAGAGACTCCCTTACTCATGGCCGCAAGGTACGGCCATGATCTTATTGTTGAGTTTCTTATTAATCGTTCTAAACTACTTGAACAGTCTGATCTTGAGAAGGCCACACTTGGTGTGGATAAAGAGTTTGGTAAATACATGATGAGACGAAGGAACAAGGAATTGGACACTGCGTTGCATGAGGCTGTGACGACGAAGCTAGAAATTTAG
- the LOC115695681 gene encoding protein ACCELERATED CELL DEATH 6-like, with translation MLNDSSHKKMMNNAEKKKIEQKEKLRTKIANFRESTLVAAALIATVTFTAGFTLPGGNISGDDNKQQQQQGSAVLRNNVAFQAFIVTDTIALVLSTTAVFINLFLTIASLGEDENEEFVSNYIKSMNLTIWAMAFMVIAFVTGTYAVLSLSNALAIAICLIGLSFFIRFFSIIKSKFKRFDFTNIGREAIIVVG, from the coding sequence ATGTTAAATGACAGTAGTCACAAGAAGATGATGAACAATGCTGAGAAGAAAAAGATTGAGCAAAAGGAAAAATTAAGGACTAAAATTGCAAATTTTAGAGAGTCTACTCTAGTCGCGGCTGCATTGATTGCGACAGTAACATTCACAGCAGGATTTACATTACCAGGAGGTAACATAAGCGGGGACGATAataagcaacaacaacaacaaggtAGCGCGGTTTTAAGGAATAACGTAGCGTTTCAAGCCTTCATCGTAACAGACACAATAGCCCTAGTCCTTTCTACTACGGCTGTTTTTATCAACCTCTTTTTAACTATAGCATCATTAGGTGAAGATGAAAATGAGGAGTTTGTATCTAACTACATCAAGTCTATGAATTTAACAATATGGGCTATGGCATTTATGGTGATAGCATTTGTGACTGGTACCTATGCAGTGTTGTCACTTTCCAATGCTCTTGCCATTGCTATTTGTTTAATTGGATTGTCTTTCTTTATTCGCTTTTTTTCAATAATCAAATCCAAATTTAAAAGATTTGATTTCACCAATATTGGAAGGGAAGCCATTATTGTTGTGGGTTAA